In Clostridium sporogenes, one genomic interval encodes:
- a CDS encoding DUF881 domain-containing protein: MKKTSQISIALVCAILGFMLSHQFKSIVKQEKTLNITSKSSEDVTVEIDQYKKEKTELEKKVDELQGKLKDYENKASSKSDATKNLLQELETTRLLTGNTDVKGPGVVIYLNPINDIFGSTPSDKITDKHLVYLVNELRFAGAESIAINGIRIVNRTGIRIAGNYIMINDERVSPNKRITIEAIGNKDLLYATIDFPEVFVDFKAICDIKYEKKDDIKMSKYNKVYKNEYAKPVEEK; this comes from the coding sequence ATGAAAAAGACTTCACAAATTAGTATAGCATTGGTTTGTGCTATATTAGGATTTATGTTATCTCATCAATTTAAATCTATAGTAAAACAAGAAAAAACTCTAAATATAACAAGTAAAAGTAGTGAAGATGTTACTGTAGAAATCGATCAATATAAAAAAGAAAAAACAGAATTAGAGAAAAAAGTAGATGAACTTCAAGGAAAATTAAAAGATTATGAGAATAAGGCTTCTTCCAAAAGTGATGCTACTAAAAATTTACTTCAAGAGCTTGAAACCACAAGACTTCTAACTGGAAATACAGATGTAAAGGGACCAGGTGTAGTAATATATTTAAATCCTATAAATGATATATTTGGATCTACTCCAAGTGATAAGATAACAGACAAGCATTTAGTTTATTTAGTAAATGAATTAAGGTTTGCAGGGGCCGAATCTATAGCTATAAATGGTATAAGAATAGTTAATAGAACGGGTATAAGGATTGCTGGAAACTATATAATGATTAATGATGAGAGAGTATCTCCTAATAAAAGGATAACTATAGAAGCCATAGGGAACAAAGACTTATTATATGCCACAATAGATTTCCCAGAGGTCTTTGTGGACTTTAAAGCTATATGTGATATAAAATATGAAAAAAAAGATGACATAAAAATGTCGAAATATAACAAGGTTTATAAAAATGAATATGCAAAACCTGTGGAAGAAAAATAA
- a CDS encoding cell division protein SepF has product MSGKILDKMAGLLGLEDDLEEDLEEVEEETVEEEVTPLISSNTKRNNKVVSIHTAVSAKVKIIKPCSYEEAVDICDELKNRKIIIVNTTDLETKIAQRLLDFMGGASYALGGSLEEVEKSVYILAPSTVEVTNELKSQLISSKGIFNWNK; this is encoded by the coding sequence ATGTCAGGTAAAATATTAGATAAAATGGCTGGACTTTTAGGCCTAGAGGATGATTTAGAAGAGGATTTAGAAGAAGTAGAAGAAGAAACAGTAGAGGAAGAAGTAACTCCGCTTATATCTTCAAATACAAAGAGAAATAATAAAGTAGTAAGTATACATACAGCAGTTTCAGCTAAAGTTAAAATAATAAAACCCTGTAGTTATGAAGAAGCTGTAGATATATGTGATGAATTGAAGAATAGAAAAATAATAATAGTAAATACTACTGATTTAGAAACTAAAATAGCCCAAAGATTACTAGATTTTATGGGTGGTGCAAGCTATGCATTAGGTGGTAGCTTAGAAGAAGTAGAAAAATCTGTGTATATATTAGCACCCTCAACAGTAGAAGTTACCAATGAACTTAAAAGTCAATTAATATCTAGTAAGGGCATATTTAATTGGAATAAATAA
- a CDS encoding cell division protein FtsQ/DivIB translates to MSKDLISTDEYIKIKKKRKRIKKIVVLFIFLISILVTLCLKMPYFNIESIEVQGNVNISKELIKDTSTIKTGNNIFYANKRDAIENVSLNPYIEEVKITKKLPNKLQIYVKEREALFYNKVDKDFFIISKNGCLLEKRKDIKNMKLINLQGFEFNESKIGNPLKSKDERAVKILNDFGVLLKNNTSDIVFTQLDLRNLLDIRIYSKGICVKIGTSDQIEKKINTAINILKRDELKKAKKGYVDVSYEGNPVFYIEK, encoded by the coding sequence ATGAGTAAAGATTTAATAAGCACAGACGAATATATAAAAATAAAAAAAAAGAGAAAAAGAATAAAAAAGATAGTAGTATTATTTATATTTTTAATATCTATCTTGGTAACCCTATGCCTTAAAATGCCTTATTTTAATATAGAATCAATTGAGGTACAAGGTAATGTAAATATATCTAAAGAGCTAATAAAAGATACTTCTACTATTAAAACTGGGAATAATATATTTTATGCTAACAAAAGAGATGCAATAGAAAATGTTTCATTGAATCCATATATTGAAGAAGTAAAAATTACAAAAAAACTTCCGAATAAATTACAGATATATGTTAAAGAAAGAGAAGCTTTGTTTTATAATAAAGTAGATAAAGACTTTTTTATTATATCTAAAAATGGATGCCTATTAGAAAAAAGAAAAGACATTAAAAATATGAAACTTATCAATTTACAAGGGTTTGAATTCAATGAATCTAAAATAGGAAATCCTTTAAAATCTAAGGATGAAAGAGCAGTAAAAATTTTAAATGATTTTGGAGTGCTATTAAAAAATAATACCTCTGATATAGTTTTTACTCAGTTAGATTTAAGAAATTTATTGGATATTAGAATTTACTCTAAGGGTATATGCGTAAAAATAGGTACATCAGATCAAATAGAAAAAAAAATAAATACAGCTATAAATATTTTAAAAAGGGATGAACTTAAAAAAGCAAAAAAAGGATATGTGGATGTGAGTTATGAAGGAAATCCTGTATTTTATATAGAAAAATAG
- a CDS encoding DUF881 domain-containing protein — protein MRNNEATIFIFIASIAVGILISMNISFKKVNARTFLNVKQYQESLNEKNKLYAEVSNLREKYNAYYEKLEKYENQLSNDKEIREEVNKEIFQNKLQLGTIPVEGPGVRIVLNDADKELFEGGTYEENKLKLIHNTDIIQVINDLKNAKVEAISLNGQRITNVSDIYCDGTFIGINGGIKLLAPFYIEVIGDKTSIKEYMLRNDGYLQILMLRKIYVDIQEKDKIIVPAYSNDKKTKNIKSTEK, from the coding sequence ATGAGAAATAACGAAGCTACTATATTTATATTCATAGCTTCTATAGCCGTAGGAATATTAATCTCCATGAATATAAGTTTTAAAAAGGTAAATGCTAGAACTTTTTTAAATGTAAAACAATATCAAGAATCACTTAATGAAAAAAATAAATTATATGCAGAAGTTAGTAACTTAAGAGAAAAATATAATGCTTATTATGAAAAATTAGAAAAATATGAAAATCAATTGTCAAACGACAAAGAAATAAGAGAAGAGGTTAATAAGGAAATTTTTCAAAATAAATTACAATTAGGAACTATACCTGTAGAAGGACCAGGAGTAAGGATAGTATTAAATGATGCAGATAAGGAATTATTTGAAGGAGGAACCTACGAAGAAAATAAACTTAAATTAATACATAATACAGATATTATACAGGTTATAAATGATTTAAAAAATGCTAAAGTGGAGGCTATATCTTTAAATGGTCAAAGAATAACTAATGTTTCTGATATATATTGTGATGGAACTTTTATTGGAATAAATGGTGGAATAAAATTATTAGCTCCTTTTTATATTGAGGTTATAGGTGATAAAACATCAATTAAAGAATATATGCTTAGAAATGATGGGTATCTTCAAATATTAATGCTTAGAAAAATATATGTGGATATACAAGAAAAAGATAAAATAATAGTACCAGCTTATAGTAATGATAAAAAAACAAAAAATATTAAATCCACAGAAAAATAA
- a CDS encoding YggS family pyridoxal phosphate-dependent enzyme: MEIEGNINSVKKSLPKDVTLIGVSKTKPVEYIEEAYEAGLRDFGENKVQELVDKIEYFKEKKDIRWHLIGHLQRNKIKYIVGKVYLIHSLDSIRLLEEIEDKYKKQNKIANVLIQINIGKEESKYGICKEDLGNMLDAIEKCENVKAKGLMTIIPKGSDEECAKYFRQMKEIFSTLQNKSFKNIEVKYLSMGMTGDYPIAIKEGSNMIRVGQGIFGKRNYDIK, from the coding sequence TTGGAAATAGAAGGCAATATTAATAGCGTAAAAAAAAGTTTACCAAAAGATGTAACTCTTATAGGGGTATCCAAAACTAAACCAGTAGAATATATAGAGGAAGCATATGAGGCTGGATTGAGAGATTTTGGAGAAAATAAGGTGCAAGAGCTTGTAGATAAAATAGAGTATTTTAAAGAAAAAAAAGATATAAGATGGCATTTAATAGGCCACCTTCAAAGAAATAAGATAAAGTATATAGTAGGAAAGGTTTATTTAATACATTCTTTAGATAGTATTAGACTTTTAGAAGAAATAGAGGATAAATATAAAAAACAAAATAAGATAGCAAATGTACTAATTCAGATAAACATAGGGAAAGAAGAAAGTAAATATGGCATATGTAAAGAAGATTTAGGAAATATGCTAGATGCTATAGAAAAATGTGAAAATGTGAAAGCCAAGGGTCTTATGACCATAATACCTAAAGGATCTGATGAGGAATGTGCTAAATATTTTAGACAAATGAAAGAAATCTTTTCAACACTACAAAATAAGAGCTTTAAAAATATAGAAGTGAAATACTTATCTATGGGAATGACAGGAGATTACCCTATTGCTATAAAAGAAGGATCTAATATGATAAGAGTAGGACAAGGAATTTTTGGAAAAAGAAATTATGATATAAAGTAA
- a CDS encoding YggT family protein, producing MVSNTITTAVSLLFRLLEGAILIDVLLSWIAPGRRDPFTNFIHSLTDPLMKPARSFQNKIAPNLMIDFSPIFAFVLLDVLRNLVFIILGMF from the coding sequence ATGGTATCTAATACTATAACAACAGCAGTATCACTTTTATTTAGGCTTTTAGAAGGAGCTATTTTAATTGATGTACTATTATCTTGGATAGCTCCTGGAAGAAGGGATCCTTTCACCAATTTTATACATAGTCTTACGGATCCACTTATGAAACCTGCAAGAAGTTTTCAAAATAAAATAGCTCCTAATTTGATGATAGATTTTTCACCTATATTTGCTTTTGTTTTATTAGATGTTTTAAGAAATTTAGTTTTTATTATTTTAGGCATGTTCTAA
- a CDS encoding small basic family protein: MIGFLGLIIGIVIGAVFQVNIPDKFSPYMSVAILACLDSVFGALRASLAKNFHADIFISGFFGNAVLAAGLAYLGDKMGVPIYLAAVVVFGGRIFDNFGVIRRILIEKAKSHTEVK; the protein is encoded by the coding sequence ATGATAGGTTTTTTGGGACTTATAATAGGTATTGTAATAGGAGCAGTTTTTCAAGTTAATATACCAGATAAATTTTCCCCTTATATGTCAGTAGCTATATTGGCTTGCTTAGATTCTGTATTTGGGGCCTTAAGAGCCTCGCTTGCAAAAAATTTCCATGCAGATATATTTATATCAGGATTTTTTGGTAATGCAGTACTAGCAGCAGGGTTAGCTTATTTAGGAGATAAAATGGGAGTTCCTATATATCTAGCTGCTGTAGTGGTTTTTGGAGGCAGAATATTTGATAATTTTGGAGTAATAAGAAGAATACTTATAGAAAAAGCTAAATCTCATACTGAGGTGAAATAG
- the spoVE gene encoding stage V sporulation protein E — MKKTKTKLGAIDFTLFVTIALLVSIGVIMVYSASSYSAFFNPNIKDSTYFLKKQGAAAIIGIISMLFIIKIDYHKYKKHTKKLMLITIVLLLMVFIFPPVKGARRWIRLGPASLQPSEIAKYIVVIYMAKSLESKGEKIKSFAYGIIPYLLVSGFYAGLVFAEKNLSIAAVIMIVTLIVLYVAGARTKHISFVMLVVGLAGVAGIYFEPFRMARFLSFLDPWKDPKNTGYQLIQSLLALGSGGIWGVGIGRSRQKCYYIPEPHNDFIFSIIGEELGLIGCIFIVILFSIFIWRGIVIATKAKDTYGTILATGITSIVAVQAIINMAVVTGSMPVTGVPLPFISYGGSSLAINLMAMGILLNISRQTENTI; from the coding sequence ATGAAAAAAACTAAAACTAAATTAGGCGCTATAGATTTTACTCTTTTTGTTACCATAGCCTTATTGGTATCTATAGGGGTAATAATGGTTTATAGTGCTAGTTCTTACAGTGCCTTTTTCAATCCAAATATAAAAGATAGTACTTATTTTTTAAAGAAACAGGGAGCAGCAGCCATCATAGGAATAATATCTATGCTCTTTATCATTAAAATTGATTATCATAAATATAAAAAGCATACAAAAAAATTAATGCTTATAACTATAGTTTTATTACTTATGGTTTTTATATTTCCACCAGTAAAAGGAGCTAGAAGATGGATAAGATTAGGTCCAGCATCTCTTCAACCATCAGAGATAGCTAAATATATAGTGGTTATATATATGGCAAAAAGTTTAGAGTCCAAAGGAGAAAAAATTAAAAGCTTTGCTTATGGTATAATTCCATATCTATTAGTGTCAGGCTTTTATGCAGGTTTGGTATTTGCAGAAAAAAATCTTAGTATAGCAGCTGTTATAATGATAGTTACTTTAATAGTTTTATATGTAGCGGGAGCTAGAACTAAACATATATCTTTTGTAATGCTAGTAGTTGGATTAGCAGGAGTAGCAGGTATATATTTTGAACCCTTTAGAATGGCTAGATTTTTAAGCTTTTTAGATCCTTGGAAGGATCCTAAAAATACTGGATATCAGCTTATTCAATCCTTATTAGCCTTAGGATCTGGAGGTATTTGGGGAGTAGGTATAGGTAGATCGAGGCAAAAATGTTACTATATACCAGAACCCCACAATGATTTTATATTTTCAATAATAGGTGAAGAATTAGGTTTAATAGGATGTATTTTTATAGTTATTTTATTCTCAATATTTATATGGAGGGGAATAGTTATAGCTACAAAAGCGAAAGATACATATGGTACTATTTTAGCTACGGGAATTACATCTATAGTAGCAGTTCAAGCTATAATAAATATGGCTGTTGTTACAGGTTCTATGCCTGTTACAGGAGTTCCTCTTCCTTTTATAAGTTATGGAGGATCTTCTTTAGCAATTAATTTAATGGCTATGGGAATATTACTTAATATATCTAGACAAACTGAAAATACCATATAA